One genomic region from Candidatus Caldarchaeum subterraneum encodes:
- a CDS encoding aspartate aminotransferase, translated as MTTLRAESRRLAVELVKVLAARRELVNKIAEHKRALGQQAVLPDVEKEVRRAMLEEASRHGIPEDTINRIATIIFSDAVEQQAATPKQKLTHFDILKRAVELQKNGREVHRLEVGEPDLGAPPEVRQSAANALLEGYARYIDSRGLAELRTQIVNQVYEKHGLEITPENVVITPGGRFAIYLAAKTLLREGDELIVIDPSWPMYRQVAPFVGARSVHVKTLFEDGWTPSIDAVEKHISPSTKAIILNYPNNPTGKILDRTTFNKLVELATDHGITVISDEVYADYVRDGHVSILDNDLGKQHVLIQSFSKSYGMTGYRIGYVIADKNLVAKMASIIGLVITCVPEFIQRGALTALSLRDAPKEYAAIMMRRMEKAVHELEKVGAEFYRPDGGMYVFPRVGKLGEDAMATAFELLESKGVAVAPGSLFGGYDEFIRISLGAPDESIVKGIRLLGEFIAEKGRARG; from the coding sequence TTGACGACTCTGCGGGCTGAGTCACGGCGCCTAGCGGTCGAGCTTGTGAAGGTGCTTGCAGCTCGTAGAGAGTTGGTGAACAAAATTGCGGAGCATAAAAGAGCATTAGGACAGCAAGCTGTTTTACCCGATGTCGAGAAGGAGGTTAGAAGAGCCATGCTCGAAGAAGCCTCCAGACACGGCATACCCGAGGACACAATTAACCGCATAGCAACCATAATCTTCTCAGACGCCGTTGAGCAACAGGCGGCAACCCCCAAACAGAAGCTCACACACTTCGACATACTTAAGAGAGCCGTCGAGCTTCAGAAAAACGGGCGGGAGGTTCATAGACTCGAGGTCGGTGAGCCAGACCTAGGCGCGCCGCCTGAGGTAAGACAATCAGCGGCAAACGCTCTCTTAGAGGGATACGCGAGGTACATAGACTCACGTGGACTCGCTGAGCTGCGCACACAGATAGTGAACCAAGTTTATGAAAAGCATGGGCTTGAGATAACTCCGGAAAATGTGGTCATCACCCCCGGTGGAAGGTTCGCCATCTACCTTGCAGCCAAAACTTTGCTGCGTGAGGGTGATGAGCTCATCGTCATAGACCCGTCTTGGCCGATGTATAGACAGGTGGCCCCGTTTGTGGGAGCAAGGTCTGTTCATGTCAAGACCCTTTTTGAAGATGGCTGGACACCATCCATCGACGCAGTCGAGAAACACATCAGCCCCTCAACCAAGGCAATCATCCTCAACTACCCCAATAACCCAACCGGAAAAATCCTAGACCGCACAACCTTCAACAAACTTGTCGAACTCGCCACAGACCACGGCATCACAGTCATAAGCGACGAGGTCTACGCAGACTACGTCCGAGACGGCCACGTCAGCATACTCGACAACGACCTCGGAAAACAACATGTATTGATACAATCATTCTCGAAGAGCTATGGAATGACCGGATACAGAATCGGATACGTAATCGCGGACAAAAATCTGGTAGCGAAGATGGCTTCGATAATCGGCTTAGTCATCACATGTGTTCCAGAGTTTATTCAGAGAGGTGCCCTGACAGCCCTCAGCCTCAGAGATGCGCCGAAGGAGTATGCGGCCATCATGATGCGTAGGATGGAGAAGGCTGTTCACGAGCTTGAGAAAGTCGGAGCAGAGTTCTACAGGCCGGACGGAGGGATGTATGTCTTTCCCCGTGTAGGGAAGCTGGGAGAAGACGCCATGGCCACCGCCTTTGAATTGCTCGAGTCAAAAGGTGTAGCGGTTGCACCGGGTTCACTTTTCGGAGGCTACGACGAGTTTATCAGAATCTCTCTAGGAGCGCCCGACGAGTCGATAGTTAAAGGAATCAGGCTCCTCGGCGAGTTTATCGCGGAAAAAGGTAGGGCACGTGGATAA
- a CDS encoding hypothetical protein (phage protein, bifunctional DNA primase/polymerase), producing the protein MGETTNLRADDYFSRGLVVIPLVRGDKRPMVSEWQKKSREELFAVFREHSGCNIGIRLDSLTVLDIEHARLWRLFFETEPRELASKTWVSRTGGGGYHVYFKGSTTPSKADGYAELRSGEKQFVVAPPQHTPPEIGISG; encoded by the coding sequence ATGGGGGAGACGACTAATCTGAGGGCTGATGATTATTTTTCTCGGGGGCTTGTAGTCATCCCGCTTGTTAGAGGCGATAAGAGACCGATGGTGAGTGAGTGGCAGAAAAAATCCCGTGAAGAGCTTTTTGCAGTATTCAGAGAACATAGCGGCTGCAACATTGGCATTAGACTAGACAGCCTTACGGTTCTCGACATCGAGCATGCACGGCTGTGGAGACTCTTCTTCGAAACAGAGCCACGTGAACTCGCTTCGAAGACATGGGTTAGCAGAACAGGCGGAGGAGGATATCACGTTTATTTCAAAGGCTCCACAACACCATCGAAAGCCGATGGATACGCTGAGCTCCGTTCAGGTGAAAAACAATTCGTTGTGGCACCCCCTCAACACACCCCTCCGGAGATAGGTATAAGTGGTTGA
- a CDS encoding ABC-2 type transport system ATP-binding protein, with the protein MSKNPVVVVDSFTKVYGDGTKIGPISLHVYEGEVYGLVGPNGSGKTTTLRAILGLLKPSGGKVSVYGLNPYSHPEKANQKIGYSPEIPNYPPFFTAEKLLRVTCSMKKIFGKDADNEVRRVLDLTGLVNHADRKIGNFSKGMVQRLSIGQALVGDPPLLVLDEPMLGVDPVGRAHIRDVLTQLRKQGKTIIFSSHELYEVQRLSDRVAMVYRGKTVFEDMVMNLLNNSSHTRVVAELAAEPDGKLAKALEEITGVLKVAIEANRVVIHVDSSLDPREKIAEKIVKLGYGLREFRLSQPSLEEVFINRVRESVGG; encoded by the coding sequence ATGTCTAAAAACCCCGTCGTCGTTGTTGACTCTTTCACGAAAGTTTACGGTGACGGAACAAAGATAGGGCCCATAAGCCTTCATGTATACGAAGGTGAGGTGTATGGTCTTGTGGGGCCCAACGGCTCGGGCAAAACCACCACCCTACGCGCCATACTGGGACTACTAAAACCCAGCGGAGGAAAAGTCTCTGTATATGGGTTAAACCCATACAGCCACCCGGAAAAAGCCAACCAGAAAATAGGCTACTCACCCGAAATCCCAAACTATCCACCATTCTTCACCGCCGAGAAACTTCTCCGCGTAACATGCAGCATGAAAAAAATTTTCGGAAAAGATGCGGATAACGAGGTTAGACGGGTTCTCGACTTAACGGGGTTGGTTAACCACGCCGACAGAAAAATCGGAAACTTCTCGAAAGGTATGGTGCAGCGGCTCTCCATCGGACAAGCTCTCGTAGGAGACCCTCCTCTACTTGTACTTGACGAGCCGATGCTAGGAGTAGACCCTGTCGGCAGAGCGCACATCCGCGACGTTCTAACCCAGCTGAGAAAACAGGGCAAAACCATCATCTTCTCCTCCCATGAGCTATACGAAGTTCAGAGACTCTCCGACCGAGTAGCCATGGTCTACAGGGGTAAAACCGTCTTCGAAGACATGGTCATGAACCTGCTCAACAACAGCTCACACACCAGGGTTGTTGCTGAGCTTGCCGCTGAGCCTGACGGCAAACTCGCCAAAGCACTTGAAGAAATCACCGGCGTTCTCAAGGTCGCAATCGAGGCGAACAGAGTCGTCATCCATGTTGATTCCTCACTTGACCCACGTGAAAAAATCGCTGAAAAAATCGTAAAGCTGGGATATGGGCTGAGGGAGTTCAGACTGTCTCAGCCCTCGCTTGAAGAGGTGTTTATCAACAGGGTGAGGGAATCTGTCGGCGGCTAA
- a CDS encoding ABC transporter ATP-binding protein, which translates to MLHRIPTHFSRVGFFAGLRTRLSYVFTGVSKRTMRVGKVAELMGLGLEDVELPAFKDSEINFEAGDVVYVTGESGGGKSLLLRHLAKQMRNNPEFAPVACSWRLNIPRDKPLIDCVGRDVKEAVEVLSAAGLSDVFTWFRRFDELSDGQKMRFIFAKALDTGARTIIIDEFCSVLDRETAKATAYTMQKLARRRGITLIVATAIDDLVEDLNPNLLIIKHLGPHLEVKRLNPVPRPCSLLEKVVVEEGSTEDWRLLSFLHYRSHHTPAAVKIFRAVLNGRVVGVVVYAKPYLHATGYSRFFRPDWYLRERMNHVLRISRVVVHPSFRGIGVARKLLIESLPRLDVPFVEILSTMERLIPFTRSIMTRWTVVEPNKEKKALLKEFRDKFGVDVMRHGVDQILRYINEKGLLNELRRWLLDNLEKFADAAASSRDTANMLKTLKSSCSSKVYAIWINPNKKFEKIIREAITDQSFLL; encoded by the coding sequence GTGCTCCATCGTATCCCAACGCATTTTTCGAGGGTTGGGTTTTTCGCTGGGCTGCGAACTCGTTTGTCTTATGTGTTTACTGGTGTCTCTAAGCGGACGATGCGGGTAGGTAAGGTTGCGGAGTTGATGGGCCTTGGACTCGAGGATGTCGAGCTGCCCGCGTTCAAGGATTCTGAAATAAATTTTGAGGCAGGCGATGTGGTCTATGTCACGGGTGAGAGCGGCGGCGGGAAAAGCCTGCTTTTACGCCACCTCGCCAAGCAGATGAGGAATAACCCAGAGTTTGCTCCTGTTGCATGTTCATGGCGGCTTAACATACCGCGTGACAAGCCCTTGATAGACTGTGTTGGACGGGATGTGAAAGAGGCTGTGGAGGTTTTGTCTGCGGCTGGTCTGAGCGATGTCTTCACATGGTTCCGCAGGTTTGATGAATTAAGCGATGGACAGAAGATGCGGTTCATCTTCGCGAAGGCCCTCGACACAGGGGCTAGGACGATTATCATTGACGAGTTCTGTTCAGTGCTTGATAGGGAGACCGCAAAGGCCACGGCCTACACGATGCAGAAGCTCGCCCGCAGACGGGGCATAACGCTCATAGTCGCGACAGCGATAGACGACCTCGTGGAAGACCTTAACCCTAACCTGCTTATCATCAAGCATTTGGGGCCCCATCTAGAGGTAAAGCGTCTCAACCCGGTTCCACGGCCCTGCAGCCTACTCGAGAAAGTTGTTGTAGAGGAAGGTTCGACAGAGGACTGGCGGCTGCTAAGCTTTCTCCACTATCGAAGCCATCACACCCCCGCGGCTGTCAAGATTTTCCGCGCCGTTTTGAACGGCCGTGTCGTCGGCGTGGTGGTGTATGCGAAGCCGTATCTACATGCGACAGGCTATTCACGGTTTTTCCGGCCGGATTGGTATCTCCGTGAGAGGATGAATCATGTTCTCCGTATTTCGCGGGTTGTTGTTCATCCGAGCTTCAGGGGAATAGGTGTGGCCCGTAAGCTTTTGATAGAGTCTCTGCCACGGCTAGATGTCCCGTTTGTGGAGATACTTTCCACGATGGAGAGGCTTATACCGTTTACACGCAGCATCATGACAAGGTGGACGGTTGTCGAGCCAAACAAGGAGAAAAAGGCCCTGCTCAAAGAGTTCCGTGACAAGTTTGGTGTGGATGTGATGAGACACGGCGTCGACCAAATACTTCGCTACATAAACGAGAAAGGCCTGCTCAACGAATTGAGGCGATGGCTCCTCGATAACCTAGAGAAATTCGCAGACGCAGCCGCGTCATCACGAGACACAGCCAACATGCTCAAGACCCTCAAATCATCATGCAGCAGCAAAGTCTACGCCATATGGATAAACCCCAACAAAAAATTTGAGAAAATAATACGTGAAGCCATAACCGACCAGAGTTTCTTATTATGA
- a CDS encoding prephenate dehydrogenase, which produces MDKRRALVIGAGPMGLWMARNLVKRGYRVTVYDKKRNKLKKIEGGGISAAKSLKEALSSSSLVVLAVGASNAATLLSSLMSTVSGKIILDISSVKTPVAKALAKHRRSSNMVVLIHPLFGPGTKKLEDKSVVFIPFRKPEEEYRVCTEVFHPCKILRMSVETHDRKMASAMALPRLLILTLLRSWSMDDVKPLTVSQKALMLVASPILSESPSLFKEITEKNPYTEKALINALKTLNQFRNNPSTASKIFKQLQTKKLVKGYAKIYQLLEEAASKTW; this is translated from the coding sequence GTGGATAAGAGAAGGGCCCTCGTCATCGGCGCGGGTCCCATGGGACTTTGGATGGCGCGAAACCTCGTAAAAAGAGGTTACCGTGTCACGGTATATGACAAAAAAAGGAACAAGCTGAAGAAGATAGAGGGCGGCGGAATCTCGGCAGCGAAATCCCTGAAAGAAGCCCTCTCCAGCAGCAGCTTAGTCGTGCTCGCGGTCGGGGCCTCAAACGCAGCGACTCTACTTTCTAGTCTTATGTCAACGGTCAGCGGAAAAATAATCCTCGACATCTCCTCGGTCAAGACACCGGTGGCCAAGGCACTCGCCAAGCATCGGAGAAGCAGCAACATGGTTGTTCTAATTCACCCTCTCTTTGGCCCGGGAACCAAAAAACTGGAGGACAAAAGCGTCGTTTTCATTCCCTTCAGAAAACCCGAGGAAGAATACAGAGTCTGCACGGAAGTTTTCCACCCATGCAAAATACTGCGGATGAGCGTTGAAACACATGACAGGAAGATGGCTTCTGCGATGGCTTTGCCGAGGCTCTTAATCCTTACTCTGCTCAGGAGCTGGAGCATGGATGATGTGAAGCCTCTCACAGTCAGCCAAAAAGCTCTGATGCTGGTCGCCTCACCAATCCTCAGCGAAAGCCCCAGCCTCTTCAAAGAAATCACCGAGAAAAACCCCTACACCGAAAAAGCACTGATAAACGCTCTGAAAACACTAAACCAATTTAGAAACAACCCCTCCACCGCGTCGAAAATCTTCAAACAACTACAGACCAAAAAACTGGTGAAAGGCTACGCCAAAATCTACCAACTGCTGGAAGAAGCGGCGTCCAAAACATGGTAG
- a CDS encoding nitroreductase, with protein sequence MSDNQCLRVVYSKRETREFLDKPVDMDTISKILEAGRRAGSAKNRQPWQFILIREKENLRKLSNFGQFAQHLPSAAFAIVITIPDKYFQDRFDAGRAAQNMMLAAHILGLGSCPITLHSEEAAKNHLNIPGDQRIAICIAFGHPKPSKPLGKIIRKPLHEILHLEKYGNQPKS encoded by the coding sequence ATGAGTGACAACCAGTGTCTGAGGGTTGTTTATTCTAAGAGGGAGACCCGCGAGTTCCTCGACAAACCGGTTGACATGGATACAATCAGTAAAATTCTCGAGGCGGGGAGGCGTGCGGGTAGCGCCAAAAACAGGCAGCCATGGCAATTCATACTCATAAGGGAAAAGGAAAACCTGCGAAAGCTCTCCAATTTTGGACAGTTTGCACAGCATCTGCCCAGCGCCGCATTCGCCATAGTCATAACAATCCCCGACAAATATTTTCAGGACAGGTTTGACGCGGGAAGAGCGGCCCAAAACATGATGCTAGCAGCACATATCCTCGGCCTCGGCTCATGCCCCATAACTCTCCACAGCGAGGAAGCAGCCAAAAACCATCTCAACATACCGGGCGACCAGCGCATAGCCATCTGCATAGCCTTCGGACACCCCAAACCATCCAAACCACTCGGCAAAATAATCAGAAAACCACTACACGAAATACTGCATCTAGAAAAATACGGCAACCAGCCGAAAAGCTAA